From the Nonlabens marinus S1-08 genome, one window contains:
- a CDS encoding FtsW/RodA/SpoVE family cell cycle protein — translation MKIKDYISGDLFLWALVVMLAIFSFLPVYSASSNLAYLNGGEGNTLKYIVKHFAHLVLGLGIAYAVHKIPYNYFKGLSFIMLPIVVVLLIFTAFQGTQMGGANASRWIQIPVVGVGFQTSTLAAVVLMVWVARYLNSMKDKVIEFKKSLLPLWLPVGLVLMLILPSNFSTTAIIFLMVLLICFIGGYPWKYLLGIVGAGLLALAFFILLAKAMPGVFPNRVDTWASRIESFAGDGDSDSVYQVDKAKTAIATGYISGVGPGKSQQKHFLPQSSSDFIYAIIIEEFGLIGGGIVLLVYMLVLFRVVVIANKADTIFGTLLVIGVGFPIVLQALINMAVAVNLFPVTGQTLPLISSGGTSIWMTCLAIGIILSVSAKRQAIKAQETPEEELNPLDVLSEAL, via the coding sequence TTGAAAATTAAAGATTACATATCTGGAGATTTATTCCTGTGGGCATTAGTAGTAATGCTTGCGATCTTCTCGTTCTTGCCTGTGTACAGTGCGAGCAGCAACCTTGCATACCTCAATGGTGGCGAGGGGAATACTTTGAAATATATAGTCAAGCATTTTGCACATTTAGTCTTAGGCCTAGGTATTGCCTATGCGGTACATAAAATACCTTACAACTACTTCAAGGGCCTAAGCTTTATTATGTTGCCCATTGTTGTAGTGCTGCTCATTTTTACTGCCTTTCAAGGTACACAGATGGGTGGTGCAAATGCAAGCAGGTGGATTCAAATACCAGTAGTGGGTGTTGGCTTTCAGACCAGCACTCTTGCCGCTGTAGTGCTGATGGTTTGGGTAGCGCGCTACCTGAATTCTATGAAGGATAAAGTGATCGAATTTAAAAAATCGCTCTTGCCACTTTGGCTTCCGGTAGGCTTAGTCTTGATGTTGATCTTGCCATCTAACTTCTCAACCACGGCTATCATCTTTTTGATGGTGTTGTTGATTTGTTTTATAGGAGGTTATCCGTGGAAGTACTTACTAGGAATCGTTGGAGCTGGATTACTAGCCCTTGCATTTTTCATTTTGTTAGCGAAGGCCATGCCTGGTGTATTCCCTAATCGGGTAGATACTTGGGCGAGTCGTATTGAAAGCTTTGCAGGGGATGGAGATTCTGATTCTGTATATCAAGTAGATAAAGCAAAAACTGCGATTGCCACAGGATACATCAGTGGTGTAGGACCAGGCAAGAGCCAGCAAAAACACTTTTTACCACAATCCAGCAGTGACTTTATTTATGCCATCATCATCGAGGAATTTGGTTTGATAGGCGGCGGTATAGTCTTGTTAGTTTATATGCTCGTATTGTTTAGGGTAGTCGTTATTGCAAATAAAGCAGATACAATTTTTGGTACTCTGCTAGTCATTGGTGTTGGTTTTCCTATCGTTTTACAGGCGCTTATCAACATGGCAGTGGCTGTAAATCTATTTCCAGTTACCGGTCAGACCTTGCCGCTCATCTCCAGTGGGGGAACTTCCATCTGGATGACATGCCTCGCTATCGGAATTATTTTAAGCGTCAGTGCAAAAAGACAAGCTATTAAAGCTCAGGAAACTCCTGAGGAAGAGTTGAACCCCTTAGACGTTCTCAGTGAAGCCTTATAG
- the murG gene encoding undecaprenyldiphospho-muramoylpentapeptide beta-N-acetylglucosaminyltransferase: MKPYRIIISGGGTGGHIYPAISIANECRRRWSDCEILFVGAQDRMEMEKVPAAGYEIRGLWISGLQRSLSAKNLAFPFKVVKSLLDARKIINDFQPDVAIGTGGYASGPLLYMAHRNRIPTLIQEQNSYPGITNKLLAKSVQKICVASDHMERFFPKNKIELTGNPVRQDLIDIPVNKKDALSHFGLQTDKSRKVLLVLGGSLGARRVNQLIESQLQNLEQDVQILWQCGKLYYEQYKNYNSETVKVLEFVDRMDLAYAAADVIISRAGAGTISELALAGKPVLFIPSPHVAEDHQTKNALAIQDEDAALMIREQELEDNFPVIWKQLISDQPLREKLSANISKLAKPKATIDIVNHIEQLLHA, translated from the coding sequence GTGAAGCCTTATAGAATCATCATATCAGGTGGTGGCACTGGTGGTCACATTTACCCAGCGATCTCGATTGCAAATGAATGCCGTCGACGATGGAGCGATTGTGAGATCCTTTTTGTGGGAGCTCAAGATCGTATGGAGATGGAGAAAGTTCCTGCGGCTGGTTATGAGATTAGAGGTCTGTGGATAAGCGGACTGCAGCGCAGTTTATCTGCTAAGAATTTGGCATTTCCCTTCAAGGTGGTAAAGAGTTTATTAGACGCCAGAAAAATTATCAACGACTTCCAGCCAGATGTGGCTATTGGAACGGGTGGTTATGCCAGCGGGCCATTGCTTTATATGGCGCACCGCAACCGTATTCCAACCTTAATACAAGAACAAAATTCTTATCCCGGAATCACAAATAAACTATTGGCAAAAAGCGTCCAAAAGATTTGTGTAGCAAGCGATCACATGGAACGTTTCTTCCCTAAAAATAAAATAGAGCTCACCGGTAATCCAGTGCGTCAAGATCTGATTGATATTCCAGTGAATAAAAAAGATGCTTTGTCTCATTTTGGGTTACAGACAGATAAGAGTAGAAAAGTCCTTCTTGTGTTAGGCGGCAGCCTAGGAGCTAGAAGAGTGAATCAGCTGATAGAATCCCAGTTACAAAATCTAGAGCAAGATGTGCAAATCTTATGGCAATGCGGGAAGCTTTATTACGAGCAGTATAAGAATTACAATTCTGAAACCGTGAAGGTGTTGGAATTTGTAGACCGTATGGATCTCGCCTACGCTGCTGCAGATGTGATCATTTCTCGAGCAGGTGCCGGGACAATATCAGAGTTAGCGCTGGCAGGTAAACCCGTTCTTTTCATTCCATCACCTCATGTGGCCGAAGATCATCAAACTAAAAACGCCTTAGCAATTCAGGACGAGGATGCGGCATTAATGATACGTGAGCAAGAATTGGAAGATAATTTCCCAGTCATCTGGAAACAACTTATTTCAGACCAGCCTTTGCGAGAAAAATTGTCAGCAAACATTTCGAAACTCGCTAAACCTAAAGCAACAATTGACATTGTAAATCATATAGAACAACTGCTACATGCGTGA